From the Lactuca sativa cultivar Salinas chromosome 9, Lsat_Salinas_v11, whole genome shotgun sequence genome, the window CCAAAAACTAGGAGCAATCAAGGAATAAATTATTGGAACACGTAAAAGTTTGGTACAACGTGGATGGATGTTGCACATCTGTATTTCAAGTAACTTATTACGTAGGTTTAGCCATTAATTTTGGACGTGATTCCAACTTTATTCCCATGATGTAGAGACCTCAAAACATGTGGTTCAAGATGTATCTTGTAATGTGTCAGATTTATTTATTAAAACCGGATCATATTTGTTATTTTTAGTTAAATCTTTTTTATTTGATCTCTACTTCGTAGAGTAAAAAGCTTACTTTAGGTGACTGATTAATAACTAAAGTGGTTGTAATTATTAGCAATAAAGGAATTTAACTTTCCTTCTATAAAATAATTagaattcgattttttttaattaaaacgaACGAATTTAAATTTTATTCCATCTCTCAATTCAATACTTTAAAAAAATTCTAATTCTTCCATAGATGCATAGCATCATACACAATCCCAAACTTACATAAGCAATTTCACACAAACATCAACCATAGTTAATAGCTTTATATTATAAATGCACTTCACCATCATTTTGCAAATATAATTTGCTCAATAGGATGACTAGTTAACATTCAAACAAGGAAACAACCTTAGTAGATAGTaactaaaaacatatttaaaccTAGTATTTAACAAACCAACctttttgtaatgtttttttccACTTACGTGGCAGGATTTGGGTATTGCTTAGGTTTAGGCTTCACTTCAACTTCATTCACACTACGAACAAATATAGCATCCGGTTCATGTCTGcgaaaaaacaaataataaatataaattgaaTAGATTTTATGCAAAAACACAGTTCAAGAGTTCGAGTGCTACCCTGTATACATGATTTACATCTCACATGAGAGATTGTCTGGGCTACCCTAAGGGGCTCATGTGTACTTTATTTACATCTCACATAATGTTGATGAGACTGTGTGTGGGCCCATGTGTACCTGGTTTATATCTAACATGATGTTGATGTGACAATGTGGGCCCACTCAACACTTTTACAAAAAAGGATGTGAAGATAGAAAAAAAAAGATCTTACGGTTTCTCCCCCTCTTCAAATGTATAACTTGATGCAACAGCCAATAGTCGACCATCTCTGCTAAATGATAAAGCCGCAATGCTTGTAGGGTACTTTGAATACTGAAGATACACAAAAAGTAAGAGccttgaaaagggtaaaaccgtaATTTGGCCATCAAAGGTTTAGAGAATGTACTAGTGTATTGTGAAAGGGATAAAgcaaaaaatagcaatgtatttttgtttctttgtttaaaattgtagcatcttactttcattaAGTTTATTTTTCTTATAGCATTTTACTTCCCACAAAATTATTAAGACACTATACATTGAAAAAATCTACccattttaatttcaaaaaaaaaaaaaactactaaaTTATGTATTGTACTTTTCGAATTTCTTTTATTATGACACTGTATCTTGAAAAAGTAACcaattataataaattaattaactaaaGTGCATTGCTATTCTTGTAATTTTAACCCTATGGTAAAAAAATATACCTGATAGAGCCTCTTTTTGTTGTTTCCATCCCATACATTGACAAAACCATCACAACCTCCTGTTGCAAATGTCCCATAGCTGCATGTTTGTGTTCAATCATTAatatgagtaaattacattttaggTCCCTGAGCATAGCtgattttttcaattttggtcccaaaaagttCTCTTTCATTTCCTTTGCAACTCTTGAGACTAAAATTGCAAGAGAATTTTTTGGGACCAATTTTGAAAAACTAAGCTAAACTCAGGgacaatttttgtaatttactctactTATAATGTTACAATGTGAATTGGGTAAGTCAACGAAGTCAAACTTACACGGGGTGAAATGCAATGGCGTTTACAGGGTAAACAATGTCTCTTCCAGCTTCTGATTTTCTGTGACATTTGAATGCATATTTTTTTGATTGGCCAGCTGGCGAAAGGTCAAAAAACTCCATTGCAACTCGACCTTCTACAGAGCTAAGAGCATAAcctacaaaaatcatcatctttgTTTAATGGAAACACAAGGGTGTTTGgaattggaattcaagattccattccATCTGTATATTGACAAAAATCAATTCTGTCAGATTCCTTCAAATTCCATGAATCCATGTTCAATGAATTTTTTTCATCCTTAAGAATAGGTAGAAGGAAttcaaattcaatatttttcaatTCCATCATCCCTTCTTTtattaaaagaccaaaatacccttaccatATAAAATGTAAAATATGCAATACCTGTTCCATTGGGATAACATCGGACACATCTTGTTTGATATTTCAATGAAGATTCCCTTTGTTGTTCAGGTTGAGACATATTCCTCAAATCATAAACATTAACATGTCTTCCAGCAGTTGCAACAACTACACGATTTCCAACAAGAGATAAAGAATAGACACGTTCAGGTTGAGCATATGTTCCCACTAGAGCACGCTCTTGTGCACTAGTAGCACCTCTTGGATCCCAACATTTCAGGGTTTTATCCCAACTACCTGTAATCACTTGCCCTAAAACCACAAAACAAGATAGTAGATTTGAACTTTTTAGATCATATGAACAAAGAAAAGTCAAAATATTAGTAAAAGTTGCAAACAAGAAGTCAAGAACTACCTGTTGCATAAGAGTATTCAATGCATCGAACAGGGGCATCATGGCGTCCAAGAACATCTTCCCTCTCATTGTTGAAAACAAGTCTGAGATTCAAGTAGAAATTATAGTAAAAAATGCTTCTTTTTTACTATAGGTTCATATCATATGTAATTCAGTATAACATTCATGCTTACCTCCTGACAGTATTATCAGCACTTGCACTGAAACCAGAATTATCATCATGAAAGCAGCAATCAAGAACTGCACCTCCATGTGTAAACTCTCCTCTCAATACGTTCTCACTTGCATCATATAATCGAACAGTCTGTCATCAAAAAGGTTAATAAACTTACAATCTTGATCACCAATAGTCTGATATAAATTAAGCTTTGCATGTATGTGTGTAGAGAGAAAGTTAGATACATTCAAATACACTTGTATATGTTTCATTCAATCACTATTCTAAATATAATACTTCAACCATTCCTAAACCGAGCTGCCAAGAGCATGGCAGTTGATGCTTGAAAGTTGAAATTGATGTAAATGTTAAGATTTAGGGAGAAATTTTGCTACATGAAGTCAACTGTTAACTACTAAAAATTGAATGATGTTGCCATTAAAGTTTAAATCTGCAATAAATTTAGTATCAACTTAAATTTTGGAAAGTACTAGTCTACTAGATCATCTGGCTCTTTTGGGGAAAGAAATTATGAGTTAAGCTCTAATGTTTGGATATGTACTCCCTAAATCAAAAATAAGTAACATTAACACACTCTAAAGAGATACTACAGTTTTACAATTTGCATTTGTAATCAAATACAGATTAACAAAATGTATCTTTTATCTTATCATAAGCGAAAAAAAACTGGTACTTCTTACACATTTCGTTTTATGTTAAAATCTTCAAATATGATTCAGAATTTCGTAAACGAAAACCGTATATAGGAACATTTCTTTAGGTAGATGGAGTTTGGAAAGGAAAACATGAAGCGATTGAGTTCTTTAGCTTCGATTCTAGTTAAATAAGTAGATAAGGAGATGGAGAGAAGTAAATACGTACTTTGTCCCAAGAAGACACAAGTAGGTGATCGGAGTGATGAGAGAATCGGAGGTTGGAGATACCGTCAGACGGAGGATTTATTAGTTCCTTGCCGGTGACCGGTGGCGCCACTGCCATTTCAATTTGCTGATCGGAGTTAATTATCTAGGGTTCAGATGGAGCTCTGGTATGTGTTGAGAAAGAGGAGGGATTGGGATTTTAAACTAAAGTTTCAAATTTTTTGTTAGATTCGAATCTTGAGggttttaaattcaaattttgggGAATATTTTTCGGTTTGAGTTCCAGAATTCAGTCGGGCACTCGATTGTCGTAATTTTATTCGAGATGTTGGGTTCTTTATGGGCCATTGGGCTTAATTACCCGGTTTAAGTTTTTTGAGAAAAGAAATTGCAAGAGCtattcatgaaaaaaaaaaaaaaaaaaagtggatTAATATTTTAAAAACCCTTTTTTGTTTACAAATAATGACCATCATattgattattttatatttttctgaTAAAGATAATCACTAAACACTAGTGATTAAGAATCATATTTACGATATCATCATTTCACATATTTGTCAGTTGATTGGTGGTTTTATCAGAGGAGTTCGACAAAGGAAGCATATGGATGATGTGGATGTGTGAAGCAACAAGGTGCCGAACAGGATTTGGATTTATTGTATCCGAAAAGAAATCCAAATCTGGATAAGATCATTCTGATCCATTGGATACAATTCAGATACCTCAAAAGATTTGAAACCGAATTTTAATCCAATTAAAAATCCTATAATTTGCATCCAAAACCTAGAAAAAAAAATCCGGATGAATCCTATCCAAGGGATTATCCAAAATCCGATAATTTCAAGCAAAAATTTTGGATAAATCACATCTAAATTATATTTATCTGATTGCCCTATATAGGGTTTTATCTTGATCAAATAAAAATGAACCAAATACAATATATAATTTATGTCATTTATCCCAAACATGACAAGTATCAAAGGATTCCACCCCTTTATGGGATCAAGGGGCATGATGGTACATTCATAGCCTTCCACTTGTAAATAAAAAATATGTTCAGACTACAAGTGAGGTGGAAAAATATGTTCCAATGCATATTAGTATAAAGGGTTGAATTTGACTAAGCCAATATTGAATTATCCATGTCTTAACTTTCCAACTTATTTAGGCTTCtgaaattttattaatttttcaaGTTAAGTGATTTCCAAAGCTCACGAGAGCCTTCTGGAGGGCTCTACAAAGGCTTAAATTGGTTGTTTTTCTAGAAATTTCGGAGGTAAGAGGCTTTCTAGAAATTGTTTTCTTGTAGAATATCCATAGGCTTTCTAGAAATTGTTACTAGTCGCATTTctctttaatattaaaataaataaaataaaatgtaacCTACTAGTATTTATCACCTTTACAAATGCAAAAACCGGATATAGTAAAAAAAAAGCGAGCGAATCAGATTTTTATTAGATTTTTGAACCGGACCGGGCCCATGCAATACAGCCCGGTTTGTTTGGCAATTTAAAACCAAATTACGTACGATCACAAAACTTAGAAATATCATATATGATACATCCAGCAATATGAAACTACACATCTTCCTTCAATGAAGAATCTGTCTCAGAATTCGCGACACATATCCGAAGAATCACACATAATCATCTTCTTCAAAGATCTCTTGCTCGGATCTTCCATTATTTTGTCCTAAAACCCTATAAATTTACATAAACAATTTGCATCATTAAATTGATCTATATTCTATCCGATTTCACATGTAACGTACAATGGAAGCTTTCGAATTTAGGTTTTCCTATGTGTAACCAGTTACACTCATTCCAATGGTGGTCTGCAAGTGCCGAAAGGTACGCTTTCTCCCTTTCTTCACATCACGTCATAATTTTACACAATTTAACGTATTTCCTCAGTTTGATTGTGCGAAGCGACTGCAATGTAGTTTTCTCAGTAACAATTGAAGCTTTTAGATCAAACCGAGCTACTAAATTCATATTCCAAATGCTGTTAATTTTGGATTACGAATTCCAATTCGATAATAGTTTGATAATCGAGAGCTTATTCAACGATGTTACACGTTTATTGTTGGTAATGAAATTGGAGATTTTCGTCACAGGCAACTAAACTGTACTGCTTCGTCCACAAGGTTCCTGTTTGTGGTGAATGTATATGTTTCGAGGAACACCAAATTTGCGTGGTATGTTGTAGTCACATGTATATCATTCTGATATAATCATAAAATTGATCTTTTGAATGACACAATTTGGCTGATTTTGTAGGTTGGAACATACTCAGCATGGGTAGTTGATGGAGAATATGATTGGCCTACAAAGTGCTGCCATTGCCAAACTGTGCTCACAGAGAGCAATGATCCTCAAATAACACGATTGGGTTGCTTGCGTATGTTATATTGCACTTGAATTTTTATATTGATATTCATCTTCTATGAATACTAGATTACTATAAATTGCTACAttacttattcttcttcttcttttctctatGTGTTTTCAGATAATATACATACAAATTGCTTAGTTTCACATATTAAAAATTTTCCTCAAGACACTGCTCCAGATGGATTTACTTGTCCAGCATGTTCAACTCCAGTAAGATTCATGTCTATGGTTCATTTTTATGTAGCTTGTTATCTGCTTATATAAAACATGATTGGAAAGGTTGTAAACTGTTAAAAAATGCTTCTCTTTTGTAGTTTATTAAAAAATTCAACATTTTGGTTGCTTCATCTTTGCAGATATGGCCtcctaaaaatgtaaaaaacTCAGGCTCCCGCCTGCATTCACAGTTGAAGGAAGCAATTATGCAGGTAATTAGTATTTGTTTCATTGCAATTCTTATATTCTTAACTTTTCAATTACTGTCTACTGTGTACaaaaagacgtgaatgcccttCTCAGTTCTCACACTAAGCATTACTTTTTGTTTTACAGAGTGGAAATGAGAAGAGCTTGTTTGGAAATCATCCAATTTCATCACCACCCAAACATTCTCATGGGCCACCTCCTGCTTTTGACTCTGATCCTTTAAAACCAAAAGTTCCCTCTGGAAACagttcttcaaaaccttcaagcaTTAATGTTGTGGAAAAAGATGCTCCACATGAACCCAATTTCTCAAAAAGCCCAAATTCTGGTGCTACAACAAGAAAGACTACTCCACAAGGTGAAAAGCTAACATCTGAATTCTCTTATTATGCAGATGATGAAGATGCTAATAAGAAGAAGTATACAAGAAGAGGTGAGCAAtaaaattcaataattatttattattgtattgTGTAATAATTCTATAATTATGAATGTAGGTAGTTGTTGTGACAAGTTTCTGAGATCATTGGTACCTTTTTGGTCAAGTGCTTTGCCAACTTTACCTGTAACCGCACCTCCTAAAAAAGAGGGTAATGCAGATGACACGTCATCGCGTCACCATAGACCATCAAGAATGGATCCAAGAAAAATACTTCTCGTCATAGCAATCATGTAAGACATGACATGACAGAACAGAACAGGTTATACTGCGTCTGACATGCATTGGACTGAGACTGAGACTCGGACTGACGTCCGTCACTGTAACAAAAATTGCAACTTTTTGCTCCATCCAAAAAGATGGAACAAGACAGGGAACCGCTCTCGATCTCTCTCGTCTGTGCAAAAAGACGTTAATGCCCTCCTCATCTTCATCATAAAAAATAACCATTAAAAGCTTGTCCAATCATGTCCTGTGTCCTGTCTAACAAACGCAGCCATAAGGTTGCGTTTGTTAAATGAGACAGTACAGGACTACACAAGCTATCAAGGGTTATTTTTTatgatgaagatgaggaggacATTAACGTCTTTTTGCACAGACGAGAGAGATCGAGAGCGGTTCCCTGTCTTGTTCCATCTTTTTGGATGGAGCAAAAAGTTGCAATTTTTGTTATAGCGACGGACGTCAGTCCGAGTCTCAGTCTCGGTCCAATGCATGTCAGACGCAGTACAACCTGTTATATCATGCGTACCAAGTTATTACCGTTttttttgttatgaaaaagctatAAAATTATTGATGCAGGGCGTGTTTGGCGACAATGGGTGTTCTGTATTATAGGATTGCACAACATGGTTTGGAGGATAAGTTGGTTGATCAGGTAGTGCAACAGTGACATGTTTTGTTACTTTGATCGATGATCATCTCATACTATTCAGAATCATGATTTGATTGATATAAAGTGGATCATTTGTTTCATGAATAGTTAATAGAATAGTTAATAAATGatagtttcaagttttatatagtAAGCCAGCGGTTTCTTTCTTGATTAAATTTGATTCACATAGATACAAAACATGCGTACACATTTGCAAGTATAATTTGTTGATTTTTAACTAATCTATTTTGCAATTGACTTAAATGTTATAATgtattttgttgatttttgtgATACTCAACaatgttaaactattttcaactAAATAAACTAGGGCTAAACACCTTTTAAAATCAGTTATTCGCTCGAAAGTGGAAACCATGTTTAAAAAATGAGTATGTTTTCAACTTTTATCACAAAATGTCTACTTAATTCACGAAAAAAAAATCTGACGGATTTTCAATATAGTTCATGTTAAAACGATGGAAATATGATTAGTGAAGCTGATTCGCTATACAATAACGTGATTGGAAGGTGCACATGATAACAAGATAAAGCTTTTGAGTTTATATTCCAATTAACGTCGTTATTTCAAGTAGATCAATAGAATATGTTGAATAGGTTTTGGATTCCaatcaatgttgttatttatgtCTATCAAAAATTCgaattatatttatatacatgttTTGATATTGGTCTCAACATTTATTTAAATATCGGTTTaatattttttggtattttttaacAATATGTTTATTAATTATAGTGTAATTTCGGGAAAAATATGTGACATATCATTAATACTTTAATAAAAAGTACATAATAAACACATGCTAGAAAACGACATGTTACATCAACAAACCATCTAGCATGTGTGCTATAATGTAAAAAGCACTAGCCTCTCTAATATTTTCACCTTTATTGGAGAATATATATGCTTCATTTAATAAGTAAATTTTAATATTAGTGTTATGGTGATATTGAGATGACCCAATTGTAGATAAATCATTAAATCTTGATCATTGATATTTTGTGGACGATCCAAGGAGTAGTCTAATAAAAATCCAACGAGGTGTTTACTGTTTAGGATTTGCTTATTCAAGACGTTTATTAGTTTAATATGAATAAGAACTGATAGTAAGTATTTTTAAA encodes:
- the LOC111920563 gene encoding mitotic checkpoint protein BUB3.1 translates to MAVAPPVTGKELINPPSDGISNLRFSHHSDHLLVSSWDKTVRLYDASENVLRGEFTHGGAVLDCCFHDDNSGFSASADNTVRRLVFNNEREDVLGRHDAPVRCIEYSYATGQVITGSWDKTLKCWDPRGATSAQERALVGTYAQPERVYSLSLVGNRVVVATAGRHVNVYDLRNMSQPEQQRESSLKYQTRCVRCYPNGTGYALSSVEGRVAMEFFDLSPAGQSKKYAFKCHRKSEAGRDIVYPVNAIAFHPVYGTFATGGCDGFVNVWDGNNKKRLYQYSKYPTSIAALSFSRDGRLLAVASSYTFEEGEKPHEPDAIFVRSVNEVEVKPKPKQYPNPAT
- the LOC111920569 gene encoding uncharacterized protein LOC111920569, coding for MVVCKCRKATKLYCFVHKVPVCGECICFEEHQICVVGTYSAWVVDGEYDWPTKCCHCQTVLTESNDPQITRLGCLHNIHTNCLVSHIKNFPQDTAPDGFTCPACSTPIWPPKNVKNSGSRLHSQLKEAIMQSGNEKSLFGNHPISSPPKHSHGPPPAFDSDPLKPKVPSGNSSSKPSSINVVEKDAPHEPNFSKSPNSGATTRKTTPQGEKLTSEFSYYADDEDANKKKYTRRGSCCDKFLRSLVPFWSSALPTLPVTAPPKKEGNADDTSSRHHRPSRMDPRKILLVIAIMACLATMGVLYYRIAQHGLEDKLVDQVVQQ